The region GGCGCTGAGTTTGGAGGAGACGCGCTTCAGGTCGCTGCGCACGTCATCCAGGATGCTAACGAGGCTTTCCTTGTCCTTCATGCGGCCGTAGAGCTTGCCCAGCATCTGGTGGGGATCATCCACAGGGGCCACGGGCTGGTTGCCCCCGGCGTAGCTCATGCGCGTCCAGGGATCGGCACGGTCTGGCACGGCGACGCCAAACTCCAGGGAGCCAAAGCGGGTGCGGGTCTCCGGGCGACTCTGGAGGAAGTTTTTGATTTCCTGGTCGATAGAGATGTTGCTGGCCCAGCCGGCCGGATTGCCGCCACCGCCCATGATGTTGCCCTTCAGCAGTTCATCGCAGGTGAGCAGGCAGCTCATGCCGCGCATGTGGCTGTCGCCATCGCCCTGCACTTTGTTGGCGATACCGTGGAGGATCAGAGTCTTTTCCCGGAAGGCTTCCAGGGGCTTGAGGATGGACTTGAACTCGATGTCCGCGCCCTCTTTGTCCGGCCAAAATTCGCCTGGCAGCGTGCCATTGGGCGAGAACATGACGATGAGCCGCTGCCGCTTCTGCGGGGCCGGTGCGCCCGTGATGCTGGGCAGGCCCGCGAGGAACGGCAGAGCCGTGGCGGAGATGCCGAGGTCGCGGAGAAATTGGCGGCGGTTCAGGACTTTCATGAATTGGGGGTGAAGGTGCTACGGAGGAGTGAAGGACTTTCTTGCGGGAAGTTGCAAGGTGGGACCGAGAGATCAACGAAGCAGCGGCCCGCCTGGATGGCATGAAGCAGGCAGGCGGCCATCTGGGGGCGTTGTTTGCGCCGGGGTGTTTTCCCCTTTTACTTTTCTGGCGCGGGCGTTCTCTTAGGCGGATGCCTTCCATTTCCCCTGCCCTTTCGGCGCCGCTGCGGTGGCTGTGCTGCCTTGCCCTCGTCGGGCTGCTTTTCCCTGCCCAGGGCCAGTCCTCGTCCGCTGAAGAGGAAGAGGTGGATCGCCGGACGGAGCTGATGCATGCGCGGGCCTTTGCCGCGGCGATGGAGCGGCAGATGGAACTGCTGCTGGAGAAATTCCCGGCGATGAAAACGGAGATCCAAAAGACGCAGGGCCTGTGGACGCAGTCGCCCCTGGCCCAGGGCAAACGTGCCCTGGAGGAGGACATGCTGCGCGGCGGTGGCGAGGCGATGAAGGCGGAACTGGCCAAGATGGACCAAAACTTTGATGACCCGGTGGAGACGGTGAAGGAGATCACCGGGGAGGCGGAGCTGCGGCTCTTTCTCCAGCGTGTGGAGGAGCGGGCGCGGGGGGACATCAAGATGCCTGCGATCCGTGGCCACTTGCTGAGCTTTTGCCCGAAATATCGGGAACAGCCTGCGCTGGAAATGCTGCAAGGCTACCACACACCGGTGACGACGAAGCGCGAGGGAGTGGAGATCACGCTGTCTTGGCCCATGAGCTGGAAGCCCATGATGCCGCGCAATCCCGACATGACCCAAAAACACGTGCATGTGTGGGGCAACGGTCATCTGAATGGAAATCTTCAGGTGTTTCCTCTGCCCGCTGGCCAGACCGTGGAGGAGGCCTTCAAAGCCTGTACCCCGGCTTCGGAGTCACGCTACTTC is a window of Prosthecobacter algae DNA encoding:
- a CDS encoding DUF1552 domain-containing protein, with protein sequence MKVLNRRQFLRDLGISATALPFLAGLPSITGAPAPQKRQRLIVMFSPNGTLPGEFWPDKEGADIEFKSILKPLEAFREKTLILHGIANKVQGDGDSHMRGMSCLLTCDELLKGNIMGGGGNPAGWASNISIDQEIKNFLQSRPETRTRFGSLEFGVAVPDRADPWTRMSYAGGNQPVAPVDDPHQMLGKLYGRMKDKESLVSILDDVRSDLKRVSSKLSARDKALLDQHMTLVRSLEQDLENADKQGALAHPVPQIDPSIELVNDNTPEISRVQIDLLVNSLANDMARVATLQYMRSVGMAQMRWLGIEEGHHSLSHDPDDNKDSYAKLLKINTWFAGEFAYLAKRLSETPEPTGDGNMLDNTLLVWTNELGKGNSHTLNDIPYVMVGGGAGFKMGRTLKFDKAAHNRLWLSVAHSMGHTGLQTFGKAELCDGGALQLS